CGATGCCCAGCGGCTCGAGCGCGGTCAGCGCCGCACCGATCTCGCTGCCCACCAGCATGGTGCCGGTCAGCTCGACGGTTACCTGCGCGACGATCGGCACCGTGCGTCCCTCGGCCTCCATAGCCCGCTTGGCGCCGAGAATCGAAGCCTTGGTCTGCAGTAGGTCCTGGCTGGTCTCGACCAGGACGACGTCGATGCCTCCAGCCAGCATGCCGCGGACCTGTTCGATGTAGGCATCGCGGATCTCGGCATAAGTGATGTGACCGAGAGTGGGCAATTTGGTCCCCGGCCCCACCGAGCCGAGCACGAAACGAGGTTTGTCCGGGGTGGAGTACTCGTCAGCGCTCTCCCGCGCCAGCCGCGCTCCCGCCTCGGCAAGCTCACGAATGCGCTCCGGGATGTCGTACTCCATGAGGTTCGGCAGGTTGGTGCCGAACGTGTTGGTCTCGATCAGGTCGGAGCCGACCTCGAGAAAACCCCGGTGCACCTGTTTGACGGCATCAGGACGGGTCACGTTGAGGATCTCGTTACAGCCCTCCAGCCCGTCGAAATCGTCCAGCGTGAGGTCTTGAGCCTGCAGTTGGGTGCCCATCGCGCCGTCGGCGACGAGAACGCGCTGACTCAACGCGCTCAGGAACGCATTCTCAGCCACGATGCTCACCTCCTTGTCTGCAACGTCCGTCCGACACCATTGTGTTCCAGATCACTGATGACGCTCGGGCGTACACACGTCCTCCTGTCGTTCTCCCGTCTCCTAATGCGCCGCGTTCATCAGTTGTGTACTAGGTCAACGGAGCCAAGACCGGTGCGATCTCGGCCGCGGCATCCTGGCCGTACGCGTCGGCGAATCGTTTGGCGAAGGCGTCCGCCTTCAGCTCGTAGTCCTGACCACCGAGCGTTTCGAGGACGATGGTGGCCAGCACGCCGCCCACCTGCATGGCCCGCTCGGTGGAGATCCCGTGCGCGAGACCGGAGAAGAAGCCGACCCGGAAAGCGTCACCGATACCGGTCGGATCGACTTCCTGCTTGGCAGGGACGCTGGGCACCGAAACGGTCTCGCCGCTGTTGGAACGCAACCTGGCCCCCGCAGGGCCGAGCGTCGTCATCCACGAGTCGACCCGGCCGAGCACGTCAGCCTCCGACCAGCCCGTCTTCTCCAGTAGCAGGCTGTGTTCGTACTCGTTGGTGAACAGGTAAGCGGCACCGTCAACCAGGCCGCGGAGCTCCTCACCGGTCATCCGGGCCACCTGCTGGCCGATATCGGCGACGAAGCGGTAATCACGCTCCCGGCACTCCTGTGTGTGGCGCAACATCGCCATCGGATCGTTCGGGCAGATCAGCACCAGGTCGAGTCCGCCGACGCGGTCGGCGATCGGTGTGAGCTCGATGTTACGAGCGTCTGCCATCGCCCCGGTGTAGAAGGATGCGATCTGGCTCTGGGTCTCGTCGGTGGTGCAGACGAATCGAGCAGTGTGTTTGTCGTCCGAGACCAGCACCGAGGCGGTATCCACCCCGTGCTGGTCCAGGAACTCCTGGTACTCGTTGAAGTCACGCCCGACGGCCCCGACGAGCAGTGGAGTCAACCCCATCTTGGCGAATCCGAGCGCGATGTTGCCCGCCGTTCCACCTCGACGGATGTCGAGGCGGTCGATCAGGAAGGACAACGACACCTGATCGAGTTGGTCGGTCACGAACTGGTCGGCGAACTTACCGGGAAAGACCATCAGATGGTCGGTGGCGATAGATCCGGTCACTGCAATGCGCACGGGTTTCTCCTCGTCGTCGGGGCGGTGGCCGCCGGCGTTGATGAATAGCGGGGGTCGTGGACCGGCGGCATCGTCTGCCGCCGAGCCCACCAGGGCACGTACTAGACCCTGGCCGCTGCCCTCAGCTGGTCCACCCGGTCTGTGCGCTCCCAGGGCAGGTCGACGTCCGTGCGGCCAAAGTGGCCATAGGCAGCCGTCGGGGCGTAGATCGGCCGCAAGAGGTCCAGATCGCGCACGATCGCCGCGGGGCGCAGGTCAAAGACCTCTTCGATGGCCATCTGAATCTTGGCGGGGTCGACCTTCTCGCTGCCGAAGGTCTCGATGAACAGACCGACGGGCGCGGCCTTGCCGATGGCGTAGGCGACCTGCACCTCGATCTTGTCGGCCAGGCCGGCGGCGACGGCATTCTTGGCCACCCAGCGCAGCGCGTAAGCGGCCGAGCGGTCCACCTTGGACGGGTCCTTGCCGGAGAACGCGCCGCCGCCGTGACGTGCGTAGCCGCCGTAGGTGTCCACGATGATCTTCCGGCCGGTCAAGCCGGCGTCACCCACCGGGCCGCCGATGACGAACCGGCCGGTCGGGTTGACCAGCAACCGGGTGTTGGAAGTGTCCAGGCCGAGCGCCTCGATCTCCGGCTTCATGACCTGGTCACGAACGTCGACGGTCAGCATCTCTTCGAGGTCGATGTCAGCGGCGTGCTGGCTCGACACGACGACGGTCTCCAGCCGCACCGGCTTGCCGTCCTCGTACTCCACGGTGACCTGAGTCTTGCCGTCCGGACGCAGATACGGCAGAGCGCCGTTCTTACGGACCTCCGTCAAGCGGCGCGACAGCCGGTGCGCCAGCGCGATCGGCAACGGCATCAATTCCGGCGTCTCGGTGCACGCGAAGCCGAACATCAAGCCTTGGTCACCGGCGCCCTGAGCGGCGATCTCGTCCTTGTCGCCCTCGACTCGGGCCTCGAACGCGGTGTCCACACCCTGCGCGATGTCCGGGGACTGCGCATCGATGGCAACGTTGACGCCACAGGATGCGCCGTCGAAGCCCTTCGCGGAGGAGTCATAGCCGATCTCCAGGATGCGCTCGCGCACCACGGACGGGATGTCCACATAACCCGCGGTGGTGACTTCACCGGCCACGTGGACCTGGCCGGTGGTGATCAGTGTCTCGCACGCTACCCGGGACTTCGGATCCTGTTCGAGCATCGCGTCCAGGATCGAGTCGCTGATCGCGTCGCTCATCTTGTCGGGATGCCCCTCGGTAACCGACTCGCTGGTGAACAAACGTCGATGTGCCATAACTGTTAACTCTCTTCTCTGTCTTGACGGTCGCGCTGTGCCGCGCCGGTCAGGGAACACGTCTTTTGGGGCCCGGAGCCGAATAGGCTCCGGGCCTCCGAAGGTCTTACCGGCGCGCGACGAAGACGCCCCATGCGAGGTTCCCGGCGTTCCCGCCGTTGACCCAATTCTTCAAGCCCGCCTTCATTCGCTCCTGGTACTCCGAGCTCACCCGGCCGTCCAGGTCGCTTGTCCGCTTCTCGAGCTCATTCAGCACGCGGCCATAGTGTTGCGGCAATTGCGCGCTTTCGTCGTGGAACTCCACCTGGCCGAGGCCGAGTCGCCAAAGCTCACGGCGGTAGTAATCGGGCGAGCCCATGGTCTCGAGTTGCAGCCTGGCCAGAATCGGCTCCAGCGCTCCCCGCGGGCAATCGTCGGCGGCCATCGGGTCGGTGAAGATGAACGTCCCGCTCGGCCGCAGAACACGGGTCGCTTCCTCGAGCACCCGGCTGCGATCGCCGCTGTGCAAGAACGCGTCCTGCGACCAGATGACGTCGTAGGAATTGTCTTCGAACGGCAGGTCCTCGAATGAACCGTCGACGACAGTGATCAGGTCGTCGAGATTCTGCTCACGGTTGAGCTTGCGGTTTCGCTCGTTCTCGACCTCACTGAGGTTGAGACAGGTGACTTTGCAGCCGAATGTCTTCGCCAGGTAACGAGCCGATCCTCCGTAGCCAGCACCGAGGTCGAGAATCTTCGTGTCTTCATCCAGCTTGAGTGCCGCTGCCATCTGCTCGACGGTTCGGCGGCTCGCGGTGGCGATGTCTTCGTCGGGCGAGGCGTAGAGGCCGACGTGGATGTCTTCGCCGCCCCACACGATCGCGTAGAAGTTGTCCGCGTCATCAGAGTTGTAGTAGTCACGCGCCACGTTGACGGTGGACGAGTACACGTCGGTCAACTCCTCATCCGGCCGGTAACGCTTCTCTGCCACGTGGATGAAGAAATCTGGCTCGTCCTCGCGGTACGTCTGCTGGAAATCGCCATAAGTCTCGATGCGCTGGAATCCAACCTCGCGCATGAGCCGCCGCACATAGTTCTTCCGCAACGGGTACATATTGAGGTGGTATTCAGAGCCATCCGCGAAGTTATAGCGGAAACGCGCCAACCCGTCGTCGACATGTTCCGGCACAGCGGAGACATCTTCACCGCAATAGTAATATGTATGCTTCGACGAAAAGCCTTGATCGAGGATCGAGTCGTAATTACGCTGATCTAGAATCAAGATTCCGTCATGCTTGAGCATTGCATAAAATTCAGCGAGCGCCTTACGCCGGTCGCGCTCGGTGAACAGGTGGGTAAATGAATTACCAAGACACACGATTGCGTCATATTCACCATGCACGTCACGGTTGAGCCAGCGCCAGTCGGCGTTTACCACGCGAAGGATGTGACCACCGTGCTTGACGCCGTTCTCGAAGGCCTTGGCCAGCATCTGCGGACTGCCGTCGGCGCTGACCGTCTCGAACCCCTCTTCGAGGAGCCGCACGGAATGAAATCCGGTACCGGTGGCCACGTCCAGCACCTTGCGCACGCCGTGCTTCTTCAATTGCTCGACGAAGAAGGTGCCCTCGCTCTCCGAGCGCGCCTTCCAGTCGATCAGCTCGTCCCACTTGTCGACGAAGCCCGTGACGTATTCTTCGGTGTAGTGATCGGTGGTGCGAACTTCTAGCGGATCGTCACCGAAGTCCTGGTGAACATCGGGGTTACCGGATGACTCCGGCTCCGGCTCCTTGGCTCTGCCTGCAACTTCAACGGCTTCGCTGTTCTTTCTCGCCATGCACAACTCCCAGTGTTCACGCAGCCCGCCGGACATGCGGTGGCCGAAGCATCGTTGGGTCAGCCGCCAGCAGCCCTCGTAAGCCGGATCTGGTCGCAGGCGGCGTGCGCCTTGGCACAGACGCTTTCCGCCCGCCTCTCGTCCGACACCCGTCGGTATTTCACAGGACCGGTCCCAGCGTCACGACGCGGCCTGCTGCTCGGCCGCGTCGCACGCTTAATACGCTAAAGGATGCGATCGGACATATCAACTCTCGCCCCAAGAATGCGCCCTGACCTGGGCATTTTCCGAGAATTCAGATGGAAGATCAACACAAGTCCCGGAAGCCTTCCCGGGGCACTAGATCAGCCCAGATTCAATGCCGTAAAGTAGTGACGTTATCCCACCTTGTTTGCATGATCATTGCTGGTGGACCGCACATTGCGGAGAATGCTCGGAGCGCTGATCGGATCCTCACAACGCGATGGAACTGACATTATCAGCTTGTCTAGAAATGTTCCCATCAGCGCAACCGTTTCAAATAGCGCAACTTTTTCGCCTTTTCTTTACTGTCGCCTAGTCAGTGAGAATGTCGCCATTTGCCTAGGTCAGGGCCGTGTTTCAGGCCCTCCCGGGCGGATCCCGCCGGTCCACCATGTGGTACAAGGGACCATCCTCAGCGGCACCCGCTGACTCGCCGGGGACCCCGCGGCTGTCGCGACGACGCTCGAACGTGGTCGAATACGAGCATGGTCTCCACCGACGACGCACTGCCGATCGTGTCCGCTGGTGTCGTTCTGCTGATCGGTCTGTGCCTGACCATCGCCTGGATACCCGCTCGCGGCCGGTATCCAGGGGGACTCCCCGCCCGAGTCGCCATCTCGCTAGGGGTGGCCGCGATCGCCTGGGAGCCGGTGGGGCTAGGTGTGCTCGGCGCGGTCTTGAGCGCCATGGGGGTGGCCATCTGGTGGGCCGGCCGGCCGGAACCTGAGCTGCCACGTCCCCGTCGACGAGGTCTCGTCATAGCTGCCGTCGTGAGCGGCCTGCTGGTGCTCGCCTCTCTGGATGGGT
This genomic interval from Phytoactinopolyspora mesophila contains the following:
- a CDS encoding class I SAM-dependent methyltransferase; its protein translation is MSGGLREHWELCMARKNSEAVEVAGRAKEPEPESSGNPDVHQDFGDDPLEVRTTDHYTEEYVTGFVDKWDELIDWKARSESEGTFFVEQLKKHGVRKVLDVATGTGFHSVRLLEEGFETVSADGSPQMLAKAFENGVKHGGHILRVVNADWRWLNRDVHGEYDAIVCLGNSFTHLFTERDRRKALAEFYAMLKHDGILILDQRNYDSILDQGFSSKHTYYYCGEDVSAVPEHVDDGLARFRYNFADGSEYHLNMYPLRKNYVRRLMREVGFQRIETYGDFQQTYREDEPDFFIHVAEKRYRPDEELTDVYSSTVNVARDYYNSDDADNFYAIVWGGEDIHVGLYASPDEDIATASRRTVEQMAAALKLDEDTKILDLGAGYGGSARYLAKTFGCKVTCLNLSEVENERNRKLNREQNLDDLITVVDGSFEDLPFEDNSYDVIWSQDAFLHSGDRSRVLEEATRVLRPSGTFIFTDPMAADDCPRGALEPILARLQLETMGSPDYYRRELWRLGLGQVEFHDESAQLPQHYGRVLNELEKRTSDLDGRVSSEYQERMKAGLKNWVNGGNAGNLAWGVFVARR
- the metK gene encoding methionine adenosyltransferase, which produces MAHRRLFTSESVTEGHPDKMSDAISDSILDAMLEQDPKSRVACETLITTGQVHVAGEVTTAGYVDIPSVVRERILEIGYDSSAKGFDGASCGVNVAIDAQSPDIAQGVDTAFEARVEGDKDEIAAQGAGDQGLMFGFACTETPELMPLPIALAHRLSRRLTEVRKNGALPYLRPDGKTQVTVEYEDGKPVRLETVVVSSQHAADIDLEEMLTVDVRDQVMKPEIEALGLDTSNTRLLVNPTGRFVIGGPVGDAGLTGRKIIVDTYGGYARHGGGAFSGKDPSKVDRSAAYALRWVAKNAVAAGLADKIEVQVAYAIGKAAPVGLFIETFGSEKVDPAKIQMAIEEVFDLRPAAIVRDLDLLRPIYAPTAAYGHFGRTDVDLPWERTDRVDQLRAAARV
- a CDS encoding PfkB family carbohydrate kinase; the encoded protein is MRIAVTGSIATDHLMVFPGKFADQFVTDQLDQVSLSFLIDRLDIRRGGTAGNIALGFAKMGLTPLLVGAVGRDFNEYQEFLDQHGVDTASVLVSDDKHTARFVCTTDETQSQIASFYTGAMADARNIELTPIADRVGGLDLVLICPNDPMAMLRHTQECRERDYRFVADIGQQVARMTGEELRGLVDGAAYLFTNEYEHSLLLEKTGWSEADVLGRVDSWMTTLGPAGARLRSNSGETVSVPSVPAKQEVDPTGIGDAFRVGFFSGLAHGISTERAMQVGGVLATIVLETLGGQDYELKADAFAKRFADAYGQDAAAEIAPVLAPLT